The following are from one region of the Streptomyces rubrogriseus genome:
- the recF gene encoding DNA replication/repair protein RecF (All proteins in this family for which functions are known are DNA-binding proteins that assist the filamentation of RecA onto DNA for the initiation of recombination or recombinational repair.), translating into MHVTHLSLADFRSYARVEVPLDPGVTAFVGPNGQGKTNLVEAVGYLATLGSHRVSSDAPLVRMGAERAVIRAQVRQGERQQLIELELNPGKANRARINRSSQVRPRDVLGIVRTVLFAPEDLALVKGDPGERRRFLDELITARSPRMAGVRSDYDRVLKQRNTLLKSAALARRHGGRTMDLSTLDVWDQHLARAGAELLAQRLDLIAAVQPLADKAYEQLAPGGGPLALEYKPSAPGEAHTREDLYEQLMAALAEARKQEIERGVTLVGPHRDDLLLKLGSLPAKGYASHGESWSYALALRLASFDLLRAEGNEPVLVLDDVFAELDARRRERLAELVAPGEQVLVTAAVEDDVPHVLAGARFTVAEGTVERV; encoded by the coding sequence ATGCACGTCACGCATCTGTCGCTGGCCGACTTCCGTTCGTACGCCCGGGTCGAGGTGCCCCTGGACCCGGGCGTCACCGCCTTCGTCGGCCCGAACGGGCAGGGCAAGACGAACCTGGTCGAGGCGGTCGGCTACCTCGCCACCCTCGGCAGTCACCGGGTCTCCTCCGACGCCCCCCTGGTGCGCATGGGCGCCGAGCGGGCCGTGATCCGGGCCCAGGTCCGGCAGGGCGAGCGGCAGCAGCTGATCGAGCTGGAGCTGAATCCGGGCAAGGCCAATCGCGCCCGCATCAACCGGTCCTCGCAGGTCAGACCGCGTGACGTGCTCGGCATCGTGCGCACCGTGCTGTTCGCGCCGGAGGACCTCGCGCTGGTCAAGGGTGACCCCGGCGAGCGGCGCCGTTTCCTGGACGAGCTGATCACCGCCCGTTCTCCGCGGATGGCGGGGGTGCGTTCGGACTACGACCGGGTCCTCAAGCAGCGCAACACCCTGCTGAAGTCGGCCGCGCTCGCCCGCCGGCACGGCGGCCGGACGATGGACCTGTCCACGCTCGACGTCTGGGACCAGCACCTCGCGCGCGCGGGCGCCGAACTGCTCGCCCAGCGCCTGGACCTGATCGCGGCCGTGCAGCCGCTGGCCGACAAGGCGTACGAGCAGCTGGCCCCGGGCGGCGGCCCCCTCGCCCTGGAGTACAAGCCGTCGGCGCCCGGTGAGGCGCACACGCGTGAGGACCTGTACGAGCAGCTGATGGCGGCGCTCGCCGAGGCGCGCAAGCAGGAGATCGAGCGGGGCGTCACCCTGGTCGGTCCGCACCGGGACGACCTGCTGCTCAAGCTCGGCTCTCTGCCCGCCAAGGGCTACGCGTCCCACGGCGAGTCGTGGTCGTACGCGCTGGCGCTGCGGCTGGCCTCGTTCGACCTGCTGCGGGCCGAGGGCAACGAGCCGGTGCTGGTGCTGGACGACGTGTTCGCCGAGCTGGACGCACGGCGCCGGGAGCGGCTGGCGGAGCTGGTGGCGCCCGGGGAGCAGGTGCTGGTGACGGCCGCGGTCGAGGACGACGTACCGCATGTGCTCGCGGGGGCGCGGTTCACGGTGGCGGAGGGGACGGTGGAGCGCGTATGA
- a CDS encoding DUF721 domain-containing protein, with product MSADAPEPGPGESPGGRASGGPEPSGVDLARVALRAAREAARARGDAAQQKKQARRGGLRSGARADGRDPMALGSAINRLITERGWETPAAVGGVMGRWPEIVGADVAKHCVPERYDEDERVLVVRCDSTAWATNLRLLAPTLVARLNEDLGHGSVRMIKVLGPGGPGGQGRRYGPLRAPGSQGPGDTYG from the coding sequence ATGAGCGCGGACGCACCGGAGCCGGGCCCCGGAGAGTCCCCCGGCGGGCGCGCGAGCGGCGGTCCGGAGCCGTCCGGCGTCGACCTCGCGCGCGTGGCGCTCAGGGCGGCTCGTGAGGCGGCACGCGCGCGTGGGGACGCGGCCCAGCAGAAGAAGCAGGCGCGCCGCGGGGGGCTGCGCTCCGGGGCGCGGGCCGACGGCCGTGACCCCATGGCGCTGGGTTCCGCGATCAACCGGCTGATCACCGAGCGCGGCTGGGAGACACCGGCCGCGGTGGGCGGGGTGATGGGCCGCTGGCCGGAGATCGTCGGTGCGGACGTGGCGAAGCACTGCGTGCCGGAGCGGTACGACGAGGACGAGCGGGTGCTGGTGGTGCGCTGCGACTCGACGGCGTGGGCGACGAACCTGCGGCTGCTCGCGCCGACGCTGGTGGCGCGCCTGAACGAGGACCTGGGGCACGGGTCGGTACGGATGATCAAGGTTCTCGGACCGGGTGGCCCGGGTGGTCAGGGCCGGCGGTACGGGCCGTTGCGGGCCCCCGGGAGCCAGGGGCCGGGGGACACCTACGGGTGA
- the gyrB gene encoding DNA topoisomerase (ATP-hydrolyzing) subunit B, giving the protein MADSGNPNENNPSTDTGVNDAVSTPHGDASASYDASAITVLEGLDAVRKRPGMYIGSTGERGLHHLVQEVVDNSVDEALAGHADTIDVTILPDGGVRVVDNGRGIPVGIVPSEGKPAVEVVLTVLHAGGKFGGGGYAVSGGLHGVGVSVVNALSTRVAVEVKTDGYRWTQEYKLGVPTASLARHEATEETGTTVTFWADGDIFETTDYSFETLSRRFQEMAFLNKGLKINLTDERESAKATAGADEAGEDEKHEVKSVSYHYEGGIVDFVTYLNSRKGELVHPTVIDLEAEDKDKSLSLEVAMQWNGGYTEGVYSFANIIHTHEGGTHEEGFRAALTSLINKYARDKKLLREKDDNLTGDDIREGLTAIISVKLAEPQFEGQTKTKLGNTEVKTFVQKVVYEHLTDWLDRNPNEAADIIRKGIQAAHARVAARKARDLTRRKGLLESASLPGKLSDCQSNDPTKCEIFIVEGDSAGGSAKSGRNPQYQAILPIRGKILNVEKARIDRILQNQEIQAMISAFGTGVHEDFDIEKLRYHKIILMADADVDGQHINTLLLTFLFRFMRPLVESGHVYLSRPPLYKIKWGRDDFEYAYSDRERDALIEMGRQAGKRIREDSVQRFKGLGEMNAEELRITTMDQEHRVLGQVTLDDAAQADDLFSVLMGEDVEARRAFIQRNAKDVRFLDI; this is encoded by the coding sequence GTGGCCGATTCCGGCAACCCCAACGAGAACAACCCGTCCACCGACACCGGCGTGAACGACGCGGTGAGCACCCCGCACGGCGATGCTTCCGCGTCGTACGACGCCAGTGCCATCACCGTCCTCGAGGGTCTGGACGCGGTCCGCAAGCGACCCGGTATGTACATCGGTTCGACCGGTGAGCGGGGCCTGCACCACCTGGTGCAGGAGGTCGTGGACAACTCCGTCGACGAGGCACTCGCCGGTCACGCGGACACGATCGACGTCACGATCCTGCCCGACGGCGGTGTCCGCGTCGTGGACAACGGCCGCGGCATCCCGGTGGGCATCGTCCCCTCCGAGGGGAAGCCCGCCGTCGAGGTCGTGCTGACCGTGCTGCACGCGGGCGGCAAGTTCGGCGGCGGCGGCTACGCGGTCTCCGGTGGTCTGCACGGCGTGGGCGTCTCCGTCGTCAACGCCCTCTCCACGAGGGTGGCGGTGGAGGTCAAGACCGACGGCTACCGCTGGACGCAGGAGTACAAGCTGGGCGTCCCCACGGCGTCGCTCGCCCGGCACGAGGCCACCGAGGAGACCGGCACGACGGTCACCTTCTGGGCCGACGGCGACATCTTCGAGACCACCGACTACTCCTTCGAGACGCTCTCCCGGCGCTTCCAGGAGATGGCCTTCCTCAACAAGGGCCTGAAGATCAACCTCACCGACGAGCGCGAGTCGGCGAAGGCCACCGCCGGCGCGGACGAGGCGGGCGAGGACGAGAAGCACGAGGTCAAGAGCGTCTCGTACCACTACGAGGGCGGCATCGTCGACTTCGTGACGTACCTCAACTCCCGCAAGGGAGAGCTGGTGCACCCCACCGTGATCGACCTCGAGGCCGAGGACAAGGACAAGAGCCTGTCCCTCGAGGTCGCGATGCAGTGGAACGGCGGCTACACGGAGGGCGTGTACTCCTTCGCCAACATCATCCACACGCACGAGGGCGGCACGCACGAGGAGGGCTTCCGCGCGGCGCTCACCTCGCTGATCAACAAGTACGCGCGCGACAAGAAGCTGCTGCGCGAGAAGGACGACAACCTCACGGGTGACGACATCCGCGAGGGTCTGACGGCGATCATCTCGGTCAAGCTGGCGGAGCCCCAGTTCGAGGGCCAGACCAAGACGAAGCTGGGCAACACCGAGGTGAAGACCTTCGTCCAGAAGGTCGTCTACGAGCACCTGACGGACTGGCTCGACCGCAACCCCAACGAGGCCGCGGACATCATCCGCAAGGGCATCCAGGCGGCCCACGCGCGCGTGGCGGCCCGCAAGGCCCGTGACCTGACCCGTCGCAAGGGCCTGCTGGAGTCGGCCTCGCTGCCGGGCAAGCTGTCCGACTGCCAGTCGAACGACCCGACCAAGTGCGAGATCTTCATCGTCGAGGGCGACTCCGCCGGCGGCTCGGCCAAGTCCGGCCGGAACCCGCAGTACCAGGCGATCCTCCCGATCCGTGGCAAGATCCTCAACGTCGAGAAGGCGCGCATCGACCGGATCCTGCAGAACCAGGAGATCCAGGCGATGATCTCCGCGTTCGGCACCGGGGTGCACGAGGACTTCGACATCGAGAAGCTCCGCTATCACAAGATCATCCTGATGGCGGACGCCGACGTCGACGGCCAGCACATCAACACCCTGCTGCTGACCTTCCTGTTCCGCTTCATGCGGCCGCTGGTGGAGTCCGGGCACGTGTACCTGTCCCGCCCGCCGCTGTACAAGATCAAGTGGGGCCGGGACGACTTCGAGTACGCGTACTCCGACCGCGAGCGCGACGCGCTGATCGAGATGGGCCGCCAGGCCGGCAAGCGCATCCGCGAGGACTCGGTGCAGCGCTTCAAGGGCCTCGGCGAGATGAACGCCGAGGAGCTGCGCATCACGACCATGGACCAGGAGCACCGGGTGCTCGGCCAGGTCACGCTCGACGACGCCGCGCAGGCCGACGACCTGTTCTCGGTGCTGATGGGCGAGGACGTCGAGGCCCGGCGCGCGTTCATCCAGCGCAACGCCAAGGACGTCCGCTTCCTCGACATCTGA
- the gyrA gene encoding DNA gyrase subunit A, translating into MTDENTPVTTPEGDALAMRVEPVGLETEMQRSYLDYAMSVIVSRALPDVRDGLKPVHRRVLYAMYDGGYRPERGFYKCARVVGDVMGNYHPHGDSSIYDALVRLAQPWSMRMPLVDSNGNFGSPGNDPAAAMRYTECKMAPLSMEMVRDIDEETVDFTDNYDGRSQEPTVLPARFPNLLINGSAGIAVGMATNIPPHNLREVAAGAQWYLENYEASHEELLDALIERIKGPDFPTGALVVGRKGIEEAYRTGRGSITMRAVVEVEEIQNRQCLVVTELPYQVNPDNLAQKIADLVKDGKIGGIADVRDETSSRTGQRLVIVLKRDAVAKVVLNNLYKHTDLQTNFGANMLALVDGVPRTLSLDAFIRHWVNHQIEVIVRRTRFRLRKAEERAHILRGLLKALDAIDEVIALIRRSETVEIARGGLMDLLEIDEIQANAILEMQLRRLAALERQKIVREHDELQAKITEYNEILASPVRQREIVSGELAAIVEKYGDDRKTKLIPYEGDMSIEDLIAEEDIVVTVTRGGYIKRTKTDDYRAQKRGGKGVRGTKLKEDDIVNHFFVSTTHHWLLFFTNKGRVYRAKAYELPDAGRDARGQHVANLLAFQPDETIAQIRAIRDYEAVPYLVLATKAGLVKKTPLKDYDSPRSGGVIAINLREQADGSDDELIGAELVSAEDDLLLISKKAQSIRFTASDDTLRPMGRATSGVKGMSFREGDELLSMNVVRAGTFVFTATDGGYAKRTSVDEYRVQGRGGLGIKAAKIVEDRGSLVGALVVEEHDEILAITLSGGVIRTRVNGVRETGRDTMGVQLINLGKRDAVVGIARNAEAGREAEEVDGDVVVDETAEGAETTGTDEGEAPSAE; encoded by the coding sequence ATGACCGACGAGAACACTCCTGTGACCACGCCCGAGGGTGACGCCCTGGCGATGCGTGTCGAGCCCGTCGGGCTCGAGACGGAGATGCAGCGCTCCTACCTCGACTACGCGATGTCCGTCATCGTCTCGCGTGCGCTGCCCGACGTCCGCGACGGCCTCAAGCCCGTGCACCGCCGCGTGCTGTACGCCATGTACGACGGCGGCTACCGCCCCGAGCGCGGTTTCTACAAGTGCGCCCGCGTCGTCGGCGACGTCATGGGCAATTACCACCCGCACGGCGACAGCTCCATCTACGACGCGCTGGTCCGCCTCGCCCAGCCCTGGTCGATGCGGATGCCGCTGGTCGACTCCAACGGCAACTTCGGCTCGCCGGGCAACGACCCGGCGGCGGCCATGCGCTACACCGAGTGCAAGATGGCGCCGCTGTCGATGGAGATGGTCCGCGACATCGACGAGGAGACCGTCGACTTCACGGACAACTACGACGGACGCTCCCAGGAGCCGACCGTCCTGCCCGCCCGCTTCCCGAACCTGCTGATCAACGGCTCGGCGGGCATCGCGGTCGGCATGGCGACCAACATCCCGCCGCACAACCTGCGCGAGGTCGCGGCCGGCGCCCAGTGGTACCTGGAGAACTACGAGGCCTCGCACGAGGAGCTGCTCGACGCGCTCATCGAGCGCATCAAGGGCCCCGACTTCCCCACCGGCGCCCTGGTGGTGGGCCGCAAGGGCATCGAGGAGGCGTACCGCACCGGCCGCGGCTCGATCACCATGCGCGCGGTCGTCGAGGTCGAGGAGATCCAGAACCGCCAGTGCCTGGTGGTCACCGAGCTGCCCTACCAGGTCAACCCGGACAACCTCGCGCAGAAGATCGCCGACCTGGTGAAGGACGGCAAGATCGGCGGCATCGCCGACGTCCGCGACGAGACGTCGTCCCGCACCGGCCAGCGCCTGGTGATCGTCCTCAAGCGGGACGCGGTCGCCAAGGTCGTCCTGAACAACCTGTACAAGCACACCGACCTGCAGACCAACTTCGGCGCCAACATGCTGGCCCTGGTCGACGGCGTGCCGCGCACCCTGTCCCTGGACGCGTTCATCCGCCACTGGGTGAACCACCAGATCGAGGTCATCGTCCGCCGTACGCGCTTCAGGCTGCGCAAGGCGGAGGAGCGGGCGCACATCCTGCGCGGCCTGCTCAAGGCCCTGGACGCCATCGACGAGGTCATCGCGCTGATCCGGCGCAGTGAGACCGTCGAGATCGCGCGCGGGGGCCTGATGGACCTCCTGGAGATCGACGAGATCCAGGCCAACGCGATCCTGGAGATGCAGCTGCGCCGCCTGGCGGCCCTGGAGCGGCAGAAGATCGTCCGGGAGCACGACGAGCTCCAGGCGAAGATCACCGAGTACAACGAGATCCTCGCCTCGCCGGTCCGCCAGCGCGAGATCGTCAGCGGGGAGCTGGCCGCGATCGTCGAGAAGTACGGCGACGACCGCAAGACCAAGCTGATCCCGTACGAGGGCGACATGTCCATCGAGGACCTGATCGCCGAGGAGGACATCGTCGTCACGGTCACCCGTGGCGGCTACATCAAGCGCACCAAGACCGACGACTACCGGGCGCAGAAGCGCGGCGGCAAGGGCGTGCGCGGCACGAAGCTCAAGGAAGACGACATCGTCAACCACTTCTTCGTGTCCACCACGCACCACTGGCTGCTGTTCTTCACCAACAAGGGCCGCGTCTACCGCGCCAAGGCCTACGAGCTGCCCGACGCCGGCCGGGACGCGCGCGGCCAGCACGTGGCGAACCTGCTGGCCTTCCAGCCGGACGAGACGATCGCCCAGATCCGCGCGATCCGCGACTACGAGGCGGTTCCCTACCTGGTCCTGGCCACCAAGGCCGGCCTGGTGAAGAAGACGCCGCTGAAGGACTACGACTCGCCGCGTTCGGGCGGTGTCATCGCGATCAACCTGCGGGAGCAGGCGGACGGGAGCGACGACGAACTGATCGGCGCCGAACTCGTCTCGGCCGAGGACGATCTGCTGCTGATCAGCAAGAAGGCGCAGTCGATCAGGTTCACCGCGTCGGACGACACACTGCGTCCGATGGGGCGTGCCACCTCGGGTGTCAAGGGCATGAGTTTCCGCGAAGGGGACGAGCTGCTCTCGATGAATGTTGTTCGAGCCGGTACGTTCGTGTTCACTGCCACCGACGGCGGTTACGCGAAGCGGACCTCCGTCGACGAGTACCGCGTCCAGGGTCGCGGCGGCCTCGGCATCAAGGCCGCCAAGATCGTCGAGGACCGCGGGTCGCTCGTGGGCGCGCTGGTGGTCGAGGAGCACGACGAGATCCTCGCCATCACACTCTCGGGCGGTGTGATTCGTACGCGAGTCAACGGGGTCAGGGAGACCGGCCGTGACACCATGGGCGTTCAACTGATCAATCTGGGCAAGCGCGATGCCGTCGTCGGTATCGCACGCAACGCCGAGGCGGGACGCGAGGCGGAGGAGGTCGACGGCGATGTGGTCGTCGACGAGACCGCCGAGGGTGCCGAGACCACCGGCACGGACGAGGGCGAGGCGCCCTCGGCCGAGTAG
- a CDS encoding DUF3566 domain-containing protein: protein MSGATGAGSAGTPTGTETGGGGRGSAARATDSHTTQLRKIDDGATDSHSGSSSSTHGSQGGTVTDTRGQRTQQAASPLPGERQPQQPGGPYHPPQAYQTQGGNQTHGGNASAVRRPRTGARTTPRVRKARLRVSKADPWSVMKVSFLLSIALGICTIVASAVLWMVMDAMGVFSTVGGTISEATGSNESNGFDLQSFLSLPNVLMFTTIIAVIDVVLATALATLGAFIYNLSAGFVGGVELTLAEDE from the coding sequence GTGAGCGGAGCCACGGGCGCCGGATCGGCCGGTACCCCCACGGGTACGGAAACGGGCGGCGGCGGCCGTGGCTCAGCCGCGCGTGCGACGGATTCGCACACGACTCAACTGCGCAAGATCGACGACGGAGCGACCGACTCGCACTCGGGGAGCTCGTCCTCAACGCATGGATCCCAGGGGGGAACTGTGACGGACACCCGAGGCCAGCGGACTCAGCAGGCGGCCTCGCCGCTGCCGGGAGAGCGGCAGCCCCAGCAGCCCGGCGGGCCCTACCACCCGCCGCAGGCCTACCAGACCCAGGGCGGCAACCAGACCCACGGCGGCAACGCGTCCGCCGTGCGCCGCCCCCGCACCGGCGCCCGCACCACGCCCCGCGTCCGCAAGGCACGCCTGCGCGTGTCGAAGGCGGACCCGTGGTCGGTGATGAAGGTCAGCTTCCTGCTCTCCATCGCGCTGGGCATCTGCACCATCGTCGCCTCCGCCGTGCTGTGGATGGTCATGGACGCCATGGGCGTCTTCTCGACGGTCGGCGGCACGATCTCCGAGGCCACCGGCTCCAACGAGTCCAACGGCTTCGACCTGCAGTCCTTCCTGTCGCTGCCCAACGTGCTGATGTTCACCACGATCATCGCGGTCATCGACGTCGTCCTCGCGACGGCCCTGGCCACGCTGGGCGCGTTCATCTACAACCTGTCCGCCGGCTTCGTCGGCGGTGTGGAGCTGACGCTCGCCGAGGACGAGTGA